One Canis aureus isolate CA01 chromosome 38, VMU_Caureus_v.1.0, whole genome shotgun sequence DNA segment encodes these proteins:
- the LOC144307134 gene encoding uncharacterized protein LOC144307134, translating to MFPRHRKRPVGAATGGNRRSFGVWFRPQEVPGRGLPARLPGLEPATGIGGRTAGPAPAPAAAPAGKGLGAGGGPAAAARLCAALADGAASGCRSRGPAGGVRDEDGEGAPRPRAAADPHREAATPRPSSARSPSPATNAFRGSNRKTNRAPWVRGGTCPGPGRPAVPTPASSRLPKLGQSRRSKNIFGRSDLMNDSTTIDNAGFEANIHKMKSG from the exons ATGTTTCCTCGCCACCGGAAGCGACCCGTCGGGGCCGCGACCGGTGGCAACCGAAGGAGCTTCGGCGTTTGGTTCCGGCCACAGGAGGTTCCGGGGCGGGGCCTTCCAGCCCGACTTCCGGGGCTGGAGCCCGCGACGGGGATCGGCGGGAGGACGGCAGGGCCGGCGCCTGCACCTGCCGCCGCTCCAGCCGGGAAgggcttgggggcggggggggggcccgcggccgccgcgcgcCTCTGCGCCGCCCTAGCGGACGGTGCTGCTTCGGGGTGTcgctcccggggccccgcgggCGGCGTCCGGGACGAGGATGGAGAAGGTGCCCCCCGCCCGCGGGCAGCGGCGGACCCACACCGCGAAGCCGCGACGCCGCGGCCGTCCTCAGCCCGGAGTCCCAGCCCCGCGACGAACGCTTTCCGCGGCTCCAACCGCAAAACGAATAGGGCCCCCTGGGTTCGCGGTGGAACCTGCCCTGGCCCCGGCCGACCTGCTGTGCCGACTCCGGCCTCCTCCAG GTTGCCAAAGCTGGGCCAGAGTAGgagatcaaaaaatatttttggaaggagTGACTTAATGAACGACAGTACAACCATTGACAAT